AGAATCATGACAGCAGAATCAGGTCTTGAATATATTCAACAACTTGCAAGTTGCCAAATTAATTAATAATCAAGTTTACAGTACAGACATTACCTTGTTTCTCCCTGTAAATACTTGTTTTTGTGAGTTGTTTCTGAGTATCTGCGATCTAAAAAGTCAAAAGCCAGCCCATGAGTGAAAGGATTACAACACATGCAATACTCTTTTCCATTTTCAAACAAACACTGTGGAGAAATATCTTAAAAATAATGTAAGTATTAAATCAGATATTTCTACAGGATATTGATTGTCCCCAGATCTCATTTTCTTCTATGGGCATTGGAATGGACAGGAAATGTAAGCACCCTACAGCTCAAAAGTAGTACACAAAATGAAATCTgcaggtgtgtgcgtgtgtgttgtgGGAGGAATCACTACTAGAgggtttttattaaaaaatcaaTTTGTTGGAACCTAgttatttattaaacaaaaaaaggactAGGTCAgtaattaatttattattattattattttattttagtctGTTTATGAATGTTTGATTAAAGTATTCCCTGTTCTGTGAAACACTGGAGCAGGTAGTAATTAATTTGAAGTTTTTCATTCCAGATTTAAggacaaaaatggaaaaaaggaaATCAATGCAAGGCAGGAAATAATTAGAGCATATTTATTTATAATCAGAGTTTCTTGATTTAGTATTTTAAATAGCTTTATATAAAAGTTCAAAGGGATTTAGAAACAAGAAATATTAAGAATTTATTGGAGATAGATTAGGAGGGACTATTtttcaagtttggcttttttAACACTAATCATTCGTGTTATGTTTGTTCTGTCCCTCTTTTAAATTTTAGGTAAAATCATGCCTACCCAAATCTGGAAAGGATGGGTCATTTATGTGGTCATAATGACAAATGGCTCTGAAGAAAAAGCCACAAAGAAGCTGTGTCCTTCCTGTGATACCACTCATTTTTGTGACTGTTCTTCAATGAATTTAAGCACCATTCCTTCAGGACTAACAACTGATGTCACAGGGCTAAATCTTTCCTACAACAGAATCAAATCTGTTACAGAAACTGATCTACAGCTGGGTGTGAATCTCAGAGTGCTGCTCCTGCAAGCCAATCAAATTTGGACAATAGATAAGGATTCATTTGTTTTCCTTGGAAAATTGGAACATTTGGatttatcagataataagctgaGTCACTTATCACACAGTTGGTTTAGATATCTTTTTTCCTTACAGCACCTAAACATACAGGGTAATTTATATACAATATTGGGGGACAATCCCTTGTTTTCTAATCTCAAAAATTTGAGCTATCTGCATCTGGGGAATAAAAATTCCTTCTCTGCTATACGGAAACAAGACTTCGATGGAATTACAGTTCTTCAGCAACTTGACATTCGTGGTCAAAGGCTCAAGCAATATGAGTCAGGGAGTCTGACAACAGTGAACATAAATCATATAATCATAAACATAAATGATGTTCATGTGTTATCACGGATGGTAGAAGATTTAATACATTCTGTAATATGTTTAGAACTGAGAGAGATAGACTTCAGAACAGCTAATGAATCTTCGTTACTGGAACCAATGAGTCGTTCTGTCATGCAGAAATTTGTGTTAAAAAGTGTTTTGTTTACAGATGCAAGCATTAACAAAATGTTAAATATCTTGGTGTATACTGAGCAATTGTTGGAGCTAGAGTTGGACAACTGTACACTTCAGGGAACGGGACACTTCCaagaagaaattaaaataaagagaaaaagcCCTGTAGAAATAGTAACAATACAGAGCTTAAATATAGAACAATTTTACTTATTTTCAGATCTTAGTAGTTTGAAAAATCTTATAGCTAACATTACCAAAATCACAACTGTAAATACCAATGTCTTCTTGGTGCCTTGCAGCATTTCAAgacatttttcctccctcctttatCTTGATCTCAGTGAAAATTTGCTTGCAGATCCAAATTTGGAACATTCATCCTGTGAAGGTGCATGGCCCTTGCTGCAAACTTTCAATTTAAGTCAAAATTCACTGGGTGATTTAGAAAAGACAGGGCGAAGTCTATCTCATTTAAAACATCTTACTCACCTAGATATTAGCCGAAACAATTTTGGTGAAGTTCCAGAATCGTGTCAATGGCCGGAAAACCTGAAATATTTCAATATCTCAGGCACTCAGATAACCAcgctgacagcttgtattcctcAAACTCTAGAAGTTTTGGATGTTAGCAGTAATAACCTCAATGATTTTAGATTAAAGCTACCATTTCTCAAAGAGCTCTACATTTCAAATAACAAATTAAAGAACTTGCCAGGTGCTGAATTTATTTCTAACTTGGTGTCCCTAAGAATCAGCAGAAACAAATTAACCAGTTTCTCTAAGGAAGAATTTGGATCATTTAGGGAAATGAAGACACTGGATGCTAGTGACAATAATTTTATCTGCTCTTGTGAATTTCTGTCCTTCATTCAGGACCAGGAAGGAATAACAAATGTCTTGGCTAACTGGCCAGAAAACTACATCTGTGACTCTCCGTCTTCTGTGAGAGGGCAGCAGGTAAAGGCTGCTCGGCTTTCACTGTTTGAATGTCACATGACTTTGGCTGTGTCCTCAATTTGCATTCTAGTGTTCTTGGTAATCCTGTTTATTGTTATCCTGAGCTACAAACTTCATCTGATCTGGTACATGAGAATGACCTGGGCTTGGCTTCAAGCAAAAAGGAAACCCAAGAAATTACTCAATCAGGACTTTTGCTACGATGCTTTTATTTCCTACAGCGAGAGAGATGCCGAGTGGGTTGAAAACTTAATGGTACAGGAACTCGAGCACGCTCTCCCCCCATTTAAACTGTGCCTTCATAAACGGGACTTTTTGCCTGGGAAGTGGATCGTTGACAACATCATTGACTCCATTGAAAAAAGCCGTAAAACTCTGTTTGTGCTGTCAGAGCACTTTGTTCAGAGTGAGTGGTGCAAGTATGAGCTGGACTTTTCGCATTTCCGTCTCTTTGATGAGAATAATGATGCAGCAATTTTGATCCTTTTGGAGCCCATTCAGGAGCAAACAATTCCCAAAAGATTCTGTAAACTGAGGAAAATAATGAACACAAAGACCTACCTTGAGTGGCCTCTTGATGAAAGTCAGGAACCAATATTTTGGTTTAATTTGAAAATAGCATTAAAATCCTAGTAAATGTTTGTCTCGACTAAATCAGTAACGGGTCCACTATAAGAGCCTGATCCTATTACATTTGCAGAATTAGGCTCCTACATTTGCCAGAAAGGTGAAAACACTGGAATTTCTATGTGGTGTTCTGAAAATAGTTTTAAAtcattttatgttttgttttggcCATTTATTGTCTCCACATTTCAATCTTCATCTACTAATGAAGTCTATGTTAAGGGAATATATAAAATGAAGACCAAACGTTATTTATAGATTTGTCCGTGTGCTCTATGCATGCGTGTCGGAAAAAGGCTGTAGTGTGAAAACATGCAAAATCTGGTGCAATTCTGTATTTTTtataaaaactatttaaaatcagTTGTCATCCTATTAATTTATATGCTAGTAG
Above is a window of Pelodiscus sinensis isolate JC-2024 chromosome 5, ASM4963464v1, whole genome shotgun sequence DNA encoding:
- the LOC102457158 gene encoding toll-like receptor 2 type-2 isoform X2, which codes for MPTQIWKGWVIYVVIMTNGSEEKATKKLCPSCDTTHFCDCSSMNLSTIPSGLTTDVTGLNLSYNRIKSVTETDLQLGVNLRVLLLQANQIWTIDKDSFVFLGKLEHLDLSDNKLSHLSHSWFRYLFSLQHLNIQGNLYTILGDNPLFSNLKNLSYLHLGNKNSFSAIRKQDFDGITVLQQLDIRGQRLKQYESGSLTTVNINHIIININDVHVLSRMVEDLIHSVICLELREIDFRTANESSLLEPMSRSVMQKFVLKSVLFTDASINKMLNILVYTEQLLELELDNCTLQGTGHFQEEIKIKRKSPVEIVTIQSLNIEQFYLFSDLSSLKNLIANITKITTVNTNVFLVPCSISRHFSSLLYLDLSENLLADPNLEHSSCEGAWPLLQTFNLSQNSLGDLEKTGRSLSHLKHLTHLDISRNNFGEVPESCQWPENLKYFNISGTQITTLTACIPQTLEVLDVSSNNLNDFRLKLPFLKELYISNNKLKNLPGAEFISNLVSLRISRNKLTSFSKEEFGSFREMKTLDASDNNFICSCEFLSFIQDQEGITNVLANWPENYICDSPSSVRGQQVKAARLSLFECHMTLAVSSICILVFLVILFIVILSYKLHLIWYMRMTWAWLQAKRKPKKLLNQDFCYDAFISYSERDAEWVENLMVQELEHALPPFKLCLHKRDFLPGKWIVDNIIDSIEKSRKTLFVLSEHFVQSEWCKYELDFSHFRLFDENNDAAILILLEPIQEQTIPKRFCKLRKIMNTKTYLEWPLDESQEPIFWFNLKIALKS
- the LOC102457158 gene encoding toll-like receptor 2 type-2 isoform X1; this translates as MRSIGSTGTRAVSLSKKGKIMPTQIWKGWVIYVVIMTNGSEEKATKKLCPSCDTTHFCDCSSMNLSTIPSGLTTDVTGLNLSYNRIKSVTETDLQLGVNLRVLLLQANQIWTIDKDSFVFLGKLEHLDLSDNKLSHLSHSWFRYLFSLQHLNIQGNLYTILGDNPLFSNLKNLSYLHLGNKNSFSAIRKQDFDGITVLQQLDIRGQRLKQYESGSLTTVNINHIIININDVHVLSRMVEDLIHSVICLELREIDFRTANESSLLEPMSRSVMQKFVLKSVLFTDASINKMLNILVYTEQLLELELDNCTLQGTGHFQEEIKIKRKSPVEIVTIQSLNIEQFYLFSDLSSLKNLIANITKITTVNTNVFLVPCSISRHFSSLLYLDLSENLLADPNLEHSSCEGAWPLLQTFNLSQNSLGDLEKTGRSLSHLKHLTHLDISRNNFGEVPESCQWPENLKYFNISGTQITTLTACIPQTLEVLDVSSNNLNDFRLKLPFLKELYISNNKLKNLPGAEFISNLVSLRISRNKLTSFSKEEFGSFREMKTLDASDNNFICSCEFLSFIQDQEGITNVLANWPENYICDSPSSVRGQQVKAARLSLFECHMTLAVSSICILVFLVILFIVILSYKLHLIWYMRMTWAWLQAKRKPKKLLNQDFCYDAFISYSERDAEWVENLMVQELEHALPPFKLCLHKRDFLPGKWIVDNIIDSIEKSRKTLFVLSEHFVQSEWCKYELDFSHFRLFDENNDAAILILLEPIQEQTIPKRFCKLRKIMNTKTYLEWPLDESQEPIFWFNLKIALKS